Genomic window (Vigna radiata var. radiata cultivar VC1973A chromosome 1, Vradiata_ver6, whole genome shotgun sequence):
TCTTCACTGCGACATAGTTTGTATCACCAACAGCGACACGATATACTGCACCATACCCACCACTGCCAATAATATTGTGTTCTGACATTGAGGACACAATATTTCCTTTTGTGAAACTGAGCCTTTGAAAGGAAGTGAGCTTCCATGACCTTTTCAGTTCCTGCTTTCTTTTTCTGTAAACTCTGATCATCAAAAATAACGACAACAAAGCCAGCAAGGAGGCTGCTACCACCAGGCTTATGATTATAACATGAGATGCATATCTTCTATCAATTTTTGCCCTTTGAGGCCTGGAATTGCATAAGATAAGGTTTAGTACTGGAGTGTCAGCACAGAGACCAGGATTGTTCAAAAAGCTGCTAGCATAAAcaagattttcaaattcacttGGAATCCTTCCTACCAAACTATTGGAGGACAGATTGATATTTGTGGGTCTCTTAAGAGCTAGTTGATGTGGAATTTGGCCAGATATTCTGTTCTCTGATAAATCCAAAATATTAAGGGCAGGCAACTGGGCAATTGAAAGAGGGATTTCTCCAGAGAGTTGATTGTGGCTCAAATCTAGATTTATCAGGGACTTCCATGATATTATATCTGAAGGAAGTGGTCCTGTGAACTGGTTATGATCAAGCAGAAGAATTGTTAGGTCAGGAAGAGATGTTAGCTCCAGTGGAATACTACCATTGAAGAGGTTGTTACTGGCATTAAATTTCACAAGATTCTTCCAGGAAGACACTCCATGTGGAATTCTACCAGAAAACTGATTGTAACCTATGCCTATGTCTGAAAGATTCTCGGACAATCTTTCAGGAAGCTGACCAGTGAACTTGTTTTCGTTTATCTTAATGGTTTGTATATTAGAAGATGTCCATAGACCACTAGGAATGTCGCCAAAAAGTTCATTGTTTTCAACGCTCAGAATTTGCAGGCTACTGCAACTTCCTAAAGATTCTGGCAACTCCCCTCTCAGGTTATTGTCGAAAGCAGTTAAACCAACTAACCTTCCATGGTAGCACAAGTTCTCTGGCAAATTTCCTGTGAAACTATTAGATGCAACCTGAAAAGTTTCAAGCTTTGAGATCCGACCGAAATCTGGTGGAAGAGTGCCTGATAAATTGttgtgaaaaacaacaaaatcagtCAGAGCTGGCAGACTACCAATGCTTTCTGGTACCTTCCCTGATAATTGGTTAGTAGACAGagacaaaaatattaacttgCTGAGCTTTCCCAAATCATCTGGTATTTTCCCACTAAGATTATTGTATGAAAGATCAAGTTCTGTCAAGTTGAATGCTTCAACCACTTCAGGTATCTCCCCAGAGAGGCTGTTCTTGTAAATATATAGTTTGCTCAGGTTTTTCAGCATGAACAAACTTTTGGGAATTTCTCCACTCAAATCGTTTACGGACAAATCCAATTCCTCCAATGCCACCATGTTTCCAATGGTTTCGGGGATTTCCCCTACCAAGTTGGATTCCTGCATATAAAAGATCTTCAATTTGCTCAACTGGGTCAAGCTTGATGGAAACTTTGTAGGAGGGAACATGTGGTTTGAGAACACATACAACTCCTCAAGGTTGGACAAATTCCCAATTTCAGCAGGGAAAGTACCATTGAAAAGACACTGATGAAGTTGAAGGCTTCGTAGCTCCTTCAACCTCCCCATGCTGGCTGGAATATCACCAGAGAAGTTGTTGCCACCAAGGCTAAGAAAACGCAAGCCATCCAAGTGGTCAATGTCATCAGGAATCTTACCAACGAAGAGGTTCTGTGAGAGGTCAAGGTACTCAAGCTTGGAGCAGTTGTAGAGAGATTTCGGGAACTCCCCAGGAAGGAAATTCAACTGAAAATCTACATGTGTGAGGTTTTTGAGGTCACATAAGAAATGTGGCAGTGTTTGAGTGATGTTAGTGTTGTACATAGTCAGTGAAGTGACTGAGCCATTGATGCATGTGATCTCCGGCCAAGTGCAATGTGAGGAGTTTGATGGGATCCAGTGATTGAGAAACGGTGGATTTTGCAGGTATTGTTTTATCCTCAATAGGACTGCATGCTCTTCATCATACATCAAAGAGTGAGACTGAGAGTTTGCAAAGATCAGAAAGAGGAAGGAGAGAAGAGAGAGGATTGGCATTTTGACACATGATGAGGTGAATTTTTTCATCTTGTTGTATCAATTGTTTCTAGATATCTCATGGTGCCATTCAATAATGAAGAGATAATGTATGAGAATCAATTACTTTTCTTGTTGGCAACaaccacacacacacagagtATGACTGACAAGTTGAATGATGATTGACTTCATGGCTTGCTTTCAAAATTGGCATGCCAATAATTTACCTATTCTGCATAATGCCAATTTCATGTGGGTCAGCTGAGAGACCACGGATTGAACACTTTTGTTAAGATATTACAGTAATAGCATTGCTTTGTGTCAAATAAATTAGTAAAGgtagcttttatttttagtattctTCCATAGTTATGAGGGTTCTTTTACCAGTATAGTCTGACATgtttaacaaataacatttcTCTTAAATATGCAGTCAAATATTCCATTTAATGAATTTCAATACATTGAAGAATTGGTATGCAGAAATATTTAAGATTCACTCAGAAGATAAGTCGATTTTGTGAGGTTCAACAaagcttaaaattcacttcttatataatatcataattataagTTGAAGTCTATTCTAacgaaatttgttgtttgatagATCCCATGTACTATTATCTGTCAACagatttgttatttgttagaTCTCATGTACTATTCTCTATAAGAAGATTTGTTATTTATTGGAATATCATATCACCTGTTATCAAGTTACTATTAAACCACCTATTAATGTCTAGTTTCTTCGAGTTACGAATATgtgttgagttagatttaaaatccaAATCAAATGTTTAAGATTCAGCAAGAGAATAATAGAATAATGGGGCCACTAAAACATATTAAAGTAGGTATTATGTGATCAATATTATATCTTCTAGACTTCACGTTATGGTTTCCAACCTGGAGATGTTTTCTTTACTCTGACTCTAGGTGTTTCAAGGCTTTTAGTAGGTTTGATCCTCTGTTTTACTATAACTAAGAGCCaactatttcaattatttagAATAGTTTGCGTCAATCACCACAAAACTTTGACCTCGATTCACGTGTGAATGTGAACACAGACCAAGAGACAGCCACAGTTTTAAAATCCATGTACAAAACCACTATGCATTGCCGAAATTTATGATAGTATTTTAGAACCTTATCACATCAACTTcgtattctttttttctttctttcccttttcatCAGCACCACAAATACTTTACACTTTTGAATAGTCAATGAAAAGATTTGTGAACATAGAAGTATGCAAAAGCCTTCTAGTAAGCATACTGATATTGACTATTCCTGTGATGTTCTTTTCTTTAGCATATTACTTTCCCAATTCTGTCcatttgatattataaattatgtattttagttttcttatcTTGGTTTCCAAATAGAATATAATTAGAATGTCagtataaatacttttattactAACATCAAATCATGTATTGAggaatataatataacaaatttgtctattttattctaaaaatcaTATCTTAAATGCTTGTTAATTAGTTAAGTGCATAAAAATCTTCAATTGTTGAACTGggcataaaattttatttttggtgatATCAATCAGCTCACAACCCTAGAACTTTGTGCTTCAAtcaataaagaatatataaagcctttttaatccaaatatatcaaaattttaaacactgacaaattttaatttcgtgttaaaattgatttactaaaaatatatttaacctaaaatattAAGTACTAGAGATAAGTTACAAAATACTTGAAAGATTCTCTTAGGGATTAATTGGAATCCAGGTACCTAGTCACCGTCCTTGAAGATTTATCTCATGTACCAAAACGAAGTACTTGAATTTTGTGACTTTTCAAGCATTCTGCAGTATTGATGTTCTAAATCTTCAATCCTGTGGCTGTGTGTCACTGAAGTCAATTCTAGAATTGGTAATAATCTCCATGGATGTTCAGTTGGTGATTTACACTCACATTACTACTAAGCTTCAACTTCAACATGACACCTATCTAGCTAGCTATCAATATCAATATCCAACTTGTGCTCTCTTCTTGAATTTTTAAGAAAGGGAACAACATCATCACAGTGGCCAATATTACTCTCTCCCTTAGAAAATGATTCTTCACAAGAAAGCAAAACTTGTAGAACCTCTTTCATGGATGGTCTAGTAGAAGGAAGTGTTGCAGTGCACATGAGACCTAGTTTGAAAACCTTACACATTTCACCTGAGTAACTGGATTCCATGACTTCTTTATCTAGCAGCTCTTCTATGTTGCTTCCTAATTGATGGTGACGCCACGCCCACTCTGCAAGAGATGAGTGCTCATCACCATAATTAGCTTCTTTGCCAGTTGTAAGTTCCAATAGGATTACCCCAAAGCTGAACACATCAATCTTTTCACTTACTCGAGTTGTTTGAATATATTCTGCAATTCAAGTGTGTCAAAAATCATTCATGTTAAACTTATGAGTTCTACCAAGGGATAACTTAACCAAGCAATATATTTATGGACAAAACTTAGATATAGTATTGAAGATGTAATTGTTGTTGTTCccaataaaaaattagtatataatcTTCACAACTAAAGTTGGTAATGATTTGTTAAAAGATGGACTTTATGTTTAACTCAATCTCATAAAAATTgattgtaaagtgaggtttgcactgTGATTACTGATAAATTGTCAGTTTTGATTAGAAAATGGTCTAAATAGTACTCATGTTAGTGTATCAAAGTTTTGTGCTATGTTTACTTTGAAGGAAACTAAATTTTGGTACTTCATTCACCTGGAGCCATATAGCCAAATGATCCAATCACAGCTGACATGGTGGCAAGTTCCCCTGGTTTCATCAAGATCCTGGCCAAACCAAAATCAGCAACTTTTGCATTGAATTGATCATCCAAAAGAATGTTGCTTGTTTTCACATCTCGATGAACAATAGGTGGCGAACAATCATGATGCATGTAGCTCAAACCTTGTGCAGTTCCAATTGCTATATGCAATCTCTTTGGCCAATCAAGGGCAACATGATGGAGTGAACCTGAAACAGCTGATGATGACTTATTCTTCCTGTGCAACCACCTGTCAAGGCTGTGGTTTTCCACATACTCATACACAAGGAGCATAGAGTCCTCTTTAGAGATACAACACATCAACTTCACAATGTTTTTGTGACGAATGCTGCTCAATATTTTAACTTCAGTGTGAAATGAGCTCTCAAGCTTCTTGTCTATCTTTTTACTGTCCCATATCTTCTTGACAGCAACATAGCCTAAACCATCAACTGCAGCGCGGTATACTGCACCATAGCCACCACTgccaataatattattttctgtcAATGATGACACTATGTTTGATTCAGTGAAACTCAGCCTTTGGAAAGAAATGAGCTTCCATGACCTATCCAATccactctttctttttctgtaaAATCTGATGCTCAAGAACAATGCCAACAAAGCCAGGAAACAGGCCACTACCACCAAACTTATGATCAAAGCAACAGACCAAGATGAGTCATTGCTTTCACTTTGAGGGCTATGATTACACGACGTGAGATTCAGTGCTGGGGTATCAGAACAGAGGTCAGAATTGTTCAAAAAGCTAGTTTCAAAAGCAGAATTTTCAAAAGTACTTGGAACCCTCCCTGTCAAATAATTGGAGGAAAGATTGAGATTGGTGAGTCTGGAAGGAAGAGAAGGAATTTGACCCGAGAACTGATTTTCTGACAGATCAAGTTGGTTGAGATTAGGTAAATGACCAATTGAATCAGGAATATGTCCAGAGAGTTGGTTTTGTCGCAAATTTAGATTCCTAAGGGATTTCCATGATATTATATCAGACGGAAGTGACCCTGTGAGCTGGTTTTGATCAAGCAATAGTGTTGTTAGCATGGGAAGAGCTGTTAACTCTCTTGGAATACTCTCATTAAGGTTGTTCTTACTGGCTTGAAACACAACCACATTAGTCCATGAAGACACCCCAGTTGGAATCCTACCATAAAACTGATTGTAATCTATCTCCAACCGCGAAATAGTTGAGGACAATCTCTCAGGAAGCTCACCAGTGAAATTGTTATGGCTCACCATGAAAGTTGACAAATTGAAAGTCCAAAGACCACTTGGAATGCTACCAGAAAACTGGTTACTATAAATTTTCAGATCTGTCAAGCTGCTACA
Coding sequences:
- the LOC106772556 gene encoding receptor-like protein kinase 5, with translation MKKFTSSCVKMPILSLLSFLFLIFANSQSHSLMYDEEHAVLLRIKQYLQNPPFLNHWIPSNSSHCTWPEITCINGSVTSLTMYNTNITQTLPHFLCDLKNLTHVDFQLNFLPGEFPKSLYNCSKLEYLDLSQNLFVGKIPDDIDHLDGLRFLSLGGNNFSGDIPASMGRLKELRSLQLHQCLFNGTFPAEIGNLSNLEELYVFSNHMFPPTKFPSSLTQLSKLKIFYMQESNLVGEIPETIGNMVALEELDLSVNDLSGEIPKSLFMLKNLSKLYIYKNSLSGEIPEVVEAFNLTELDLSYNNLSGKIPDDLGKLSKLIFLSLSTNQLSGKVPESIGSLPALTDFVVFHNNLSGTLPPDFGRISKLETFQVASNSFTGNLPENLCYHGRLVGLTAFDNNLRGELPESLGSCSSLQILSVENNELFGDIPSGLWTSSNIQTIKINENKFTGQLPERLSENLSDIGIGYNQFSGRIPHGVSSWKNLVKFNASNNLFNGSIPLELTSLPDLTILLLDHNQFTGPLPSDIISWKSLINLDLSHNQLSGEIPLSIAQLPALNILDLSENRISGQIPHQLALKRPTNINLSSNSLVGRIPSEFENLVYASSFLNNPGLCADTPVLNLILCNSRPQRAKIDRRYASHVIIISLVVAASLLALLSLFLMIRVYRKRKQELKRSWKLTSFQRLSFTKGNIVSSMSEHNIIGSGGYGAVYRVAVGDTNYVAVKKILSNRKLEEKLVSSFLAEVEILSNIRHNNIVKLLCCVSKEDSLLLVYEYLENHSLDRWLHNKSKQTASGSVLDWPKRLHIAIGAAQGLCYMHHDCLPPVVHRDVKTSNILLDSKFNAKVADFGLAMMLMKPEELATMSAVAGTFGYIAPEYAQTTRVNEKIDVYSFGVVLLELTTGKEANHGDEYSSLAEWAWRHIQVGTDVEDILDKEIKEACYMDEICNIFKLGVMCTATLPASRPSMKEVLKILLSCSSPLSIGDKNVGFYDSAPLLKNSKWENNMEYYTDDD
- the LOC106766147 gene encoding receptor-like protein kinase HSL1, with translation MKLFTPSSSSSSSSYIKLLLQSIVILLLVFTRANSESQSQLHDQEHAILLRIKQYLENSSYLSHWTSSNISHCSWPEITCSNDDSVTGLTLSNNSIFQTIPSFICDLKNLTHVDFYNNLIPGEFPTHLLNCSKLEYLDLSMNNFVGSIPRDIGNLSNLQFLNLGYTNFSGDIPSSIGSLKQLTNLQLQNCLFNGSIPSEIGNLSNLEFLDLSSNSLFPPSRLHDNWMRLSKLKFFFMFDCNLVGEIPETIGNMVALERLDLSQNDLSGEIPGGLFMLKNLNIIFLSRNKLSGEIPDVVEALNLTIIDLPQNSLSGKIPDGFGKLQNLTGLALSLNNLHGEIPQSIGLLPSLIDFKVFSNNLSGTLPPDFGRHSMLKTFLISNNSFTGKLPENLCYNGHLENLTTYENHLSGELPQSLGNCSSLTDLKIYSNQFSGSIPSGLWTFNLSTFMVSHNNFTGELPERLSSTISRLEIDYNQFYGRIPTGVSSWTNVVVFQASKNNLNESIPRELTALPMLTTLLLDQNQLTGSLPSDIISWKSLRNLNLRQNQLSGHIPDSIGHLPNLNQLDLSENQFSGQIPSLPSRLTNLNLSSNYLTGRVPSTFENSAFETSFLNNSDLCSDTPALNLTSCNHSPQSESNDSSWSVALIISLVVVACFLALLALFLSIRFYRKRKSGLDRSWKLISFQRLSFTESNIVSSLTENNIIGSGGYGAVYRAAVDGLGYVAVKKIWDSKKIDKKLESSFHTEVKILSSIRHKNIVKLMCCISKEDSMLLVYEYVENHSLDRWLHRKNKSSSAVSGSLHHVALDWPKRLHIAIGTAQGLSYMHHDCSPPIVHRDVKTSNILLDDQFNAKVADFGLARILMKPGELATMSAVIGSFGYMAPEYIQTTRVSEKIDVFSFGVILLELTTGKEANYGDEHSSLAEWAWRHHQLGSNIEELLDKEVMESSYSGEMCKVFKLGLMCTATLPSTRPSMKEVLQVLLSCEESFSKGESNIGHCDDVVPFLKNSRREHKLDIDIDS